In the genome of Kluyveromyces marxianus DMKU3-1042 DNA, complete genome, chromosome 1, one region contains:
- the MDY2 gene encoding Mdy2p, with translation MSETDFITKFLTLAALNEPVLPSNYRKPLQQVNNLGVALTPLKYKYDPSKSRKKAVPQNVEVSIKSIKAPRFSHVKSFEPTATFGQVKEFLVETEPEIVGASQIKLLLKGKVLHDTQLVSDLSKDKLALIAMVSKAEKPVETPAATAAAAAPEPAAADPEPMDIDEADPQLNLPTIDSIALPWDKIRDLLETSLGDAEVTKIAVERLQRGWELAK, from the coding sequence ATGTCTGAAACCGATTTTATCACCAAGTTTTTGACGCTTGCTGCGTTGAATGAGCCTGTGTTACCATCAAACTATAGGAAGCCATTGCAACAAGTGAACAATCTTGGAGTTGCGCTAACACCATTGAAGTACAAGTACGATCCTAGCAAATCGCGCAAGAAGGCTGTTCCTCAGAATGTGGAGGTGTCAATTAAGTCAATCAAGGCACCAAGGTTTTCTCATGTCAAGTCATTTGAACCTACTGCTACGTTTGGACAAGTGAAAGAGTTCCTTGTTGAGACGGAGCCTGAGATCGTGGGCGCCAGTCAAATCAAGTTATTGCTTAAGGGTAAGGTTCTACATGACACGCAATTGGTTTCTGATCTGAGTAAAGATAAATTGGCTCTTATTGCCATGGTCTCGAAGGCAGAAAAGCCGGTGGAGACACCggcagcaacagcagctgctgctgctccgGAACCTGCGGCAGCGGATCCCGAGCCAATGGACATTGATGAAGCCGACCCACAATTGAACCTTCCTACCATAGATTCCATTGCTCTTCCTTGGGACAAAATCAGGGATCTTCTCGAAACTAGTCTAGGCGACGCAGAAGTGACCAAGATTGCTGTCGAAAGGTTGCAAAGAGGATGGGAACTGGCAAAGTAG
- the SHR5 gene encoding Shr5p, giving the protein MVKGKKNNRTKALIKVILLSGTRQMVSLILNDTADSSDLSKAAITVEDSSVAQQPKFFNYHEYVVTNYRALEEQEAREHGPEYPICVTHFPNIYVPESSEEFKTTRVVRIPRRFESSTEFPSFSTDLPGFEPAALPDPHNRHFVPVGEYQGQLFGDSSVSPLANYVSQEEWASIISDINGLLAAAYNPVQFRNFANVVLDYFTLNFWSIVAPYVLKHPLQKLEDYVAELNHSDICKSKGIKIVSPRENSYLSVCIKRKKLQLQY; this is encoded by the coding sequence ATGGTAAAGgggaaaaagaacaacagaACTAAAGCCCTAATCAAGGTTATATTGCTGTCTGGGACCCGCCAAATGGTTTCACTGATTCTAAACGACACAGCGGACAGCTCGGATCTGTCGAAAGCTGCAATTACCGTCGAAGATTCGTCAGTTGCGCAACAACCGAAATTCTTCAACTACCATGAATACGTAGTCACAAATTACAGAGCCcttgaagagcaagaggCGAGGGAACATGGCCCGGAATATCCAATTTGCGTCACACACTTCCCCAATATCTATGTCCCAGAGTCCAGTGAAGAGTTTAAAACGACCAGAGTTGTCAGAATACCGAGAAGATTCGAATCATCTACCGAGTTTCCAAGCTTTAGCACAGACTTGCCCGGGTTCGAGCCAGCCGCACTTCCGGATCCACACAATAGACACTTCGTTCCTGTAGGCGAGTACCAGGGACAGCTTTTTGGGGACTCCAGTGTGAGCCCACTGGCCAATTATGTATCTCAAGAAGAATGGGCTTCTATTATTTCGGACATAAACGGCTTGCTAGCAGCAGCATACAACCCTGTTCAATTCCGAAACTTCGCGAATGTCGTGCTCGACTACTTCACACTCAATTTCTGGAGCATAGTAGCCCCATATGTTCTCAAGCACCCACTACAGAAGCTCGAAGACTACGTGGCTGAACTGAATCACTCCGATATATGTAAATCAAAGGGCATCAAGATCGTATCTCCTCGCGAAAACTCCTACCTTTCGGTATGTATCAAACGGAAGAAATTACAGCTACAATACTGA
- the TGL4 gene encoding triacylglycerol lipase has protein sequence MLTMQYNGYTSVTATKDDPITRYFFQKYYEKVNEGKPKADESKQEPNVFQTTFNKLCKLLRGSDAKQEEIARLMEQKQNAMSYQEWLAAATRLDDITDAEQWKSTRESVLYEYSLVESSTKAMREARLSQDWAHLLYLIRTTWVRNRGGMGNVNLYRHSYVGTKHIIEDYVEESSRSLQELVHNSDLDDTYLLGMLTQTRKNIGRTALVLSGGGTFGLFHIGILVTLFEQDLLPRVISGSSAGAIVAAILCSRHKHEIRSLVDDILVKDFNIFKDDWEKSEGENLLIKISRFFKNGTWFDNKNLVNTMINFLGNLTFREAYNRTGKILNVTVSPASVHEQPRLLNNLTAPNVLIWSAVCASCSLPGIFPSSPLYEKDPKTGEKKKWNSSSVKFVDGSVDNDLPIAKLSEMFNVDHIIACQVNIHVFPFLKLSVSCVGGEIEDEFSARFKMALGKVYRYMASEVIHALEIATEIGVGTNVLTKLRSVLSQQYSGDITILPELSSLLRFNQLLSNPTQEFLLREATNGARACWPKLSIIKNHCGQEFELDKMINYLKGKIISNKDFKGNPFQITGQEFPLINSPVLTSNEKKAIHIFDDVLLNADNSEQFMVVPDASGSRRLEDYHNSPRSVSGHKSRMHDRRKSESNSSLTKRGKRHNSISVPYSSSNSPLSERIYAPVMPFRPPFDRKQSIGELQLKKTISVPSKSSSFTKIDSESSPISLTPIVDKGTSGQTDLVLYSGYQSNPSSPLRTKKLKNRKKSSTKQTPKRNSETA, from the coding sequence ATGCTTACGATGCAATATAACGGGTATACGAGCGTTACAGCTACGAAAGATGACCCAATAACCCGATATTTCTTTCAGAAGTACTATGAAAAGGTGAATGAGGGCAAACCGAAGGCAGATGAGTCGAAACAAGAGCCGAATGTGTTTCAAACGACGTTTAACAAACTGTGCAAGCTTCTGAGGGGCTCAGACGCCAAACAGGAGGAAATAGCGCGACTTATGGAGCAGAAGCAAAACGCGATGTCGTACCAGGAATGGctagcagcagcaacaagGCTTGACGATATCACGGATGCAGAGCAGTGGAAATCTACGAGAGAGTCTGTATTGTATGAATACAGTTTGGTAGAATCGAGTACGAAGGCTATGAGAGAAGCGCGACTTTCACAAGACTGGGCCCACTTGTTATATTTAATAAGGACCACCTGGGTACGGAACCGAGGGGGCATGGGTAACGTCAACCTTTACAGACATTCCTACGTTGGGACGAAGCATATAATTGAGGATTATGTTGAGGAATCATCGCGTTCTTTGCAGGAACTCGTGCATAATTCAGATTTAGATGATACGTACTTGTTGGGAATGCTTACGCAGACGAGGAAAAATATCGGTCGTACGGCGTTGGTTTTGAGTGGCGGTGGAACATTTGGGTTGTTCCATATTGGTATTCTCGTTACACTTTTTGAGCAGGATTTGCTTCCACGTGTCATTAGCGGGAGTAGTGCGGGTGCTATTGTTGCTGCTATTCTCTGTTCAAGGCACAAGCATGAAATACGATCCTTAGTAGACGACATCTTGGTGAAAgatttcaatatcttcaaaGATGACTGGGAAAAGAGCGAGGGAGAGAATTTACTTATAAAGATATCtagattcttcaaaaatggGACGTGGTTTGACAATAAAAATCTTGTCAATACGATGATAAATTTCTTGGGTAATTTGACGTTTAGAGAAGCTTATAATCGAACTGGTAAGATTCTCAACGTAACTGTTTCACCAGCATCAGTCCATGAACAACCTAGGCTTTTGAACAATCTAACAGCGCCCAATGTCTTGATCTGGTCTGCCGTGTGTGCTTCTTGCTCTCTTCCAGGTATTTTCCCATCTTCTCCTCTATACGAGAAGGACCCAAAGACcggagaaaagaaaaagtgGAATTCTAGTTCTGTAAAGTTTGTTGATGGTTCTGTCGACAACGATTTACCAATTGCAAAGCTTTCTGAGATGTTTAACGTTGATCATATCATTGCATGCCAAGTGAATATTCACGTATTCCCGTTCTTGAAACTTTCCGTGTCTTGTGTTGGTGGGGAAATTGAGGATGAGTTTAGTGCAAGGTTCAAAATGGCATTGGGTAAAGTGTATCGATACATGGCTAGTGAAGTGATTCATGCTTTAGAAATTGCTACGGAAATTGGTGTCGGAACCAATGTCCTGACCAAGCTGAGATCTGTCTTGTCGCAACAGTACAGCGGTGATATAACAATTCTCCCCGAATTAAGTTCGTTGTTGAGATTTAACCAACTTCTAAGTAATCCCACCCAAGAATTTTTGTTAAGGGAAGCTACTAATGGTGCCCGTGCTTGTTGGCCGAAGCTATCTATTATAAAGAACCATTGTGGACAAGAATTCGAGTTGGATAAAATGATAAACTACTTGAAGGGTAAaataatttcaaacaaaGATTTCAAAGGAAATCCATTTCAAATTACTGGCCAGGAGTTCCCCTTGATAAACAGTCCAGTTCTTACCagtaatgaaaagaaagctaTCCATATTTTTGATGACGTGTTACTGAACGCTGATAACTCCGAACAGTTCATGGTGGTACCTGATGCCTCAGGCTCTCGAAGATTGGAGGACTATCATAACTCACCAAGGTCTGTTAGCGGGCACAAAAGCAGGATGCACGACCGCCGTAAGTCTGAATCTAATAGCAGTTTAACGAAAAGAGGTAAGCGCCATAACTCAATCTCTGTACCTTATTCCTCATCAAATTCACCTCTGTCAGAAAGGATATATGCCCCAGTTATGCCATTCCGTCCGCCTTTTGacagaaaacaaagcaTTGGGGAGTTGCAACTAAAAAAGACAATTTCCGTTCCATCTAAAAGTAGCAGCTTTACAAAGATTGACAGCGAAAGTAGCCCTATATCCCTGACTCCGATTGTTGATAAAGGAACATCTGGTCAGACAGATTTAGTACTGTATTCTGGCTATCAATCAAATCCTAGCTCTCCTCTGAGAACCaaaaaactaaagaatagaaagaaatcatCGACAAAACAAactccaaaaagaaatagtGAAACTGCATGA
- the DIA2 gene encoding DNA-binding SCF ubiquitin ligase subunit DIA2, which produces MEGTNEAANIQADGLLLRTYDLGVKCMQCKDYKKALSLFSKAMKLSRSYSMDLIERLRVEAGLPRRSAHDESKAYHPLYNKLLDSRISCLMKVGDYKRAVRESEYFCKIEPCSTRAMLRLGKSYELANNWDKARATYKKGQELVDRLRSQGTAVSPLHEKLFNDRYLILLRSKSMENADPSVRQEKRVLIEQKTVGLDVELDEDFSVSKKVKTITKDPIDTLPVELVISIMTHLDTKDITTCMRVSKLWYNKLSNTPMIIDAISLNKTSCSKVNSMVKFIKSKNCVSSTIASLNYSVMVSNEELKCSQLLFHNLAKYVEKMVLQFSHTDIAKILRLLVGKRVLTEQLKEFSIFGSYDPLSLRDNDGEFLQNVPALQKLEVLVGANTAKGGTTSMNGIQQRQLSYDLTPLSHSLQSIKLLYKDNRFTEPPPFACILRPAIHTFPKVQKLVIANLNFGSIQSRDWVKNFPNVTELWLERNTGASLMDFIGLLKNGKVFKQLTHLTYRESPSESTRSYNVELYSDHEMDTVIENLHKLRTLDLMNSSIGRSVLYRLLNELPHIKTLNIGNLTEISDELYPRTDTETTVFLFLRHMQNLKVLSVPNMSFHHTRCFRQLALVLPEIESLNRLDLSFNPSMQGYQLYDIARELSNSQVKLQCLIVDGCQQISPNTVKDIEQRGYVESIQCSFNKPQWEKFGVNSFWYR; this is translated from the coding sequence ATGGAAGGTACAAATGAAGCTGCTAATATACAAGCAGATGGTTTATTACTGCGAACTTATGACTTGGGAGTAAAATGTATGCAATGTAAGGACTATAAAAAGGCGTTGAGTCTATTTTCTAAGGCAATGAAGCTTTCCCGGTCTTATTCCATGGATTTAATAGAAAGGTTACGCGTCGAGGCTGGTCTTCCCAGAAGATCTGCTCATGATGAATCAAAGGCTTACCATCCATTGTACAATAAGTTATTGGATAGTAGAATATCGTGTTTGATGAAGGTAGGCGACTATAAACGGGCTGTTAGGGAATCGGAGTATTTTTGCAAGATCGAGCCCTGTAGTACTAGGGCGATGCTTCGTCTGGGGAAATCGTATGAACTAGCCAATAATTGGGATAAGGCTAGGGCTACTTATAAAAAGGGACAGGAACTAGTTGATAGATTAAGAAGTCAGGGTACAGCAGTATCTCCTCTGCATGAAAAGCTTTTCAATGACAGATACTTGATACTATTAAGAAGCAAGTCAATGGAAAATGCTGACCCTTCAGTTCGACAAGAGAAACGCGTTTTGATAGAGCAGAAAACAGTTGGGTTAGATGTGGAACTTGATGAGGATTTTAGCGTATCAAAGAAAGTTAAGACTATAACGAAGGATCCAATTGACACATTACCGGTAGAGCTTGTGATATCTATTATGACACACCTTGATACCAAAGACATCACGACGTGTATGCGAGTTTCAAAACTCTGGTATAATAAATTATCAAACACTCCGATGATCATAGATGCCATTAGCTTGAATAAGACAAGCTGCTCGAAAGTGAACTCAATGGTGAAATTTATTAAGTCTAAAAATTGCGTGTCTTCAACAATTGCATCTTTGAATTACTCCGTCATGGTTTCAAACGAGGAGCTCAAGTGTTCTCAGCTGCTGTTTCACAATCTAGCAAAATACGTTGAGAAGATGGTTTTACAATTCTCTCATACGGATATTGCTAAGATCTTAAGGCTACTAGTTGGGAAGAGAGTTCTGACTGAACAATTAAAAGAGTTCTCAATATTCGGCTCTTATGATCCATTGTCTCTAAGAGACAATGATGGtgagtttcttcaaaatgtGCCTGCTCTTCAGAAACTCGAAGTCTTAGTTGGTGCAAACACTGCTAAAGGAGGAACGACATCTATGAATGGTATACAGCAACGACAACTAAGCTATGATTTAACTCCCCTTTCGCATTCTTTACAATCAATTAAACTTCTGTACAAAGATAATAGATTCACTGAACCGCCACCATTCGCCTGTATTCTCAGACCGGCGATCCATACCTTTCCTAAAGTCCAGAAACTTGTCATTGCAAATTTAAACTTTGGAAGTATCCAATCGCGAGATTGGGTTAAGAACTTCCCAAATGTGACAGAATTGTGGCTGGAGAGAAACACGGGCGCATCTCTGATGGATTTCATAGGTCTGCTAAAAAATGGTAAAGTTTTCAAACAATTGACCCATTTAACCTATAGAGAAAGTCCTTCTGAATCAACTAGGTCTTACAATGTTGAATTGTATTCCGATCATGAAATGGATACAGTGATCGAAAATTTGCATAAGCTCAGGACTTTGGATCTAATGAATAgttcaattggaagaagtgtACTTTACAGGCTCTTAAACGAATTACCTCATATAAAGACGTTGAATATTGGTAACTTGACAGAGATATCAGATGAACTGTACCCAAGAACGGACACTGAGACGACAGTATTTTTGTTCCTAAGACACATGCAAAATTTAAAGGTTCTAAGTGTTCCTAATATGAGTTTTCATCATACTAGATGTTTTAGGCAACTTGCCCTAGTTCTGCCGGAGATTGAATCGCTGAATAGATTAGATCTTTCATTTAATCCATCGATGCAAGGGTATCAACTATATGATATTGCAAGAGAACTTAGTAACAGTCAGGTAAAACTGCAATGTCTTATTGTTGACGGTTGTCAACAGATCTCTCCTAATACGGTGAAAGACATAGAACAAAGAGGATATGTTGAAAGCATACAGTGCTCTTTTAACAAACCACAATGGGAGAAATTCGGAGTTAACTCCTTCTGGTACCGCTAA
- the ATX2 gene encoding Mn(2+) transporter ATX2 — translation MRLLIETLLSATILFFGTLGTGFIPIVYMNKLIEKGNGEMKYLKYISDFGIGMLLGTSCLLVIPEGVERFAESGSGRGFGISLLLGFLILYGFDRFLHALQTGSIALSWWDAAAEPVVIESRRDFFNLTKTLPIILSNNIVFALVIHGFSDGLVLGVSQSYDSLKVVMLIAIVIHKIPATLSLTGLMISKQRLPKPTVIVNLTAFSLSTPIGLIFVMCLKFISNDILEKFSDGLLVASGSSLLYASLLSLNASGDDHVPYEALEGDESGPEREKESLPDFKLLLLGVVVPLVISFFVPEG, via the coding sequence ATGCGATTGCTAATTGAGACGTTGCTGTCAGCAACgatcttgttctttggGACCCTCGGAACTGGTTTTATACCTATAGTGTATATGAATAAATTAATAGAGAAGGGAAATGGCGAGATGAAATACTTAAAGTATATTTCTGACTTTGGAATTGGGATGTTATTGGGTACATCTTGTTTATTGGTTATTCCGGAAGGTGTTGAGCGTTTTGCAGAATCAGGAAGTGGGCGTGGGTTTGGAATTAGCTTGCTGTTGGGATTTCTCATATTATATGGTTTTGATAGATTCTTGCATGCCTTACAAACGGGCAGCATAGCATTGAGTTGGTGGGACGCCGCGGCAGAACCAGTTGTTATTGAGAGTAGAAGAGACTTCTTTAACTTGACCAAGACTTTACCTATTATACTGTCGAACAACATTGTTTTCGCGTTGGTGATCCATGGATTCTCTGATGGATTAGTGCTCGGAGTTTCACAATCTTATGATTCATTGAAAGTAGTGATGCTAATAGCTATAGTGATCCACAAGATCCCAGCTACGCTTTCATTAACCGGATTGATGATATCGAAGCAGCGACTACCGAAACCAACTGTTATCGTGAATCTCACTGCATTCAGTTTGTCTACACCTATTGGTTTAATCTTTGTGATGTGCTTAAAGTTTATTAGCAACGATATACTTGAGAAATTCAGCGATGGGTTATTGGTTGCCAGTGGAAGCAGCTTGCTATACGCCtcacttctttctttgaacgCATCCGGTGACGATCATGTTCCATATGAAGCCTTGGAAGGGGACGAGTCAGGCCCagaaagggaaaaagaGTCTCTACCGGACTTCAAATTATTGCTCTTAGGGGTGGTAGTTCCATTAGTGATCTCATTCTTTGTTCCCGAAGGATGA
- the BUD21 gene encoding Bud21p, translating to MGLKKVFESGAAVVAKRHLKFDDDAEDSFHTADEGNSTLEAINVAKKQPVDSDSDSDSDSESDAPEEEGLSSGKDVLEEKIKAQEEAKRAQEEAAKERRRKNERIFKQQQLEKKKKLELEEAKQRSDVQNSGVAVRTDDMEDPEELPQEFFDELETNEEDPEESDKAQGLSVKPKHINFSKQDLEAAREEEQLVREEIRKQKRRTLRDLRKTQVQKGPVTVNLLSSMNVSRSLAPKRETSILKSKDKWLKRRSLKRK from the coding sequence ATGGGGTTGAAAAAAGTGTTTGAATCCGGCGCAGCAGTGGTAGCGAAAAGGCATCTAAAGTTCGATGACGATGCAGAAGACTCTTTCCATACAGCAGACGAGGGCAATTCCACGCTGGAAGCTATCAATGTAGCAAAGAAACAACCAGTTGATAGTGATAGTGATAGCGATAGCGATAGTGAGAGTGATGCGCCTGAAGAAGAGGGCTTGAGCAGTGGGAAAGACGTTTTGGAGGAGAAGATTAAAGCACAAGAGGAAGCCAAGAGGgcccaagaagaagcagctaAGGAGAGAAGACGGAAGAATGAGAGGATATTcaagcagcagcaattggagaagaagaagaaactcGAGTTAGAAGAGGCTAAACAACGATCAGACGTGCAGAACAGTGGTGTTGCTGTGCGAACCGACGATATGGAAGACCCAGAGGAGCTACCACAAGAGTTCTTCGACGAGCTAGAGACAAATGAAGAGGACCCGGAAGAAAGTGATAAAGCCCAAGGCTTGAGCGTGAAGCCAAAACATATAAACTTCAGTAAGCAGGATCTTGAGGCTGCcagggaagaagaacagcTGGTGAGAGAGGAAAtacgaaaacaaaagaggAGAACTCTAAGAGATTTAAGAAAGACACAAGTCCAGAAAGGCCCAGTGACGGTcaatcttctttcttcgatGAATGTGTCCAGGTCGCTAGCCCCTAAGAGAGAAACTAGCATCTTGAAGTCGAAGGATAAGTGgttgaagagaagaagccTAAAACGTAAATAA
- the TVP38 gene encoding Tvp38p: MADRYEARISSAGGLRTADTDFLDSNDNFDDLDDDFLDIYNLSWKQRIIQQTKRSIRSIREKYDELSAGKKLLVVFLCVLEAILLFIVVVKREAIMHWLVEVSNDLKEKWYTAPLLMLLIILVSFPPVVGYTFLSLSTGLIYGLSVKGWFILAFATVVGSVAAFTVFKKVLRSQAEKLIRMNSKLEAVSSVLQDNDSYYILALIRLCPFPYSFTNGALAGIYGISIRNFAIANVVTTPKALMYLFIGDRLKSMGEANSGAARLLNFISIVLACVFLVLTTWLLYYRFKKRYLELQSEQRGSFDIF; the protein is encoded by the coding sequence ATGGCAGATAGATACGAGGCCCGCATTAGTTCTGCGGGAGGATTGAGAACAGCTGATACAGATTTCCTCGACAGTAATGATAATTTTGACGATTTAGATGATGACTTCTTAGATATCTACAACTTGAGTTGGAAGCAGCGGATAATCCAGCAAACCAAGCGGTCTATCAGGAGTATAAGGGAGAAATACGATGAATTGAGTGCTGGGAAAAAGCTATTGGTGGTTTTCCTGTGCGTTTTGGAAGCAATTTTGCTCTTTATAGTTGTTGTTAAGCGAGAAGCGATAATGCACTGGTTGGTGGAAGTTTCGAATGACTTGAAGGAGAAATGGTACACTGCGCCTTTGCTAATGCTGTTGATTATTCTAGTGTCATTCCCACCTGTTGTTGGATATACATTTTTGTCTCTTTCGACCGGGTTAATCTATGGACTATCGGTCAAGGGTTGGTTTATACTGGCTTTTGCGACAGTAGTCGGCTCAGTAGCGGCATTCACTGTGTTCAAGAAGGTTTTACGTTCGCAAGCTGAGAAGTTGATTCGTATGAACTCGAAGTTAGAAGCCGTATCTTCGGTACTCCAGGATAATGATAGTTATTACATTCTTGCATTGATCAGGCTCTGTCCGTTCCCATATTCATTTACGAATGGGGCATTGGCAGGAATTTACGGAATTTCTATCAGAAACTTTGCCATTGCAAATGTGGTTACGACTCCCAAGGCTCTCATGTATCTCTTTATCGGGGATAGGCTCAAGAGTATGGGAGAAGCCAATTCTGGGGCAGCTAGACTTCTGAATTTCATTTCGATTGTTTTGGCATGTGTGTTCTTGGTACTCACCACATGGCTATTATACTATAGGTTTAAGAAGAGGTACTTAGAGCTTCAGTCTGAACAGAGGGGCTCTTTTGATATCTTCTGA
- the RTS2 gene encoding Rts2p: MAAGDIGSASFLNKQLKMRGLQKLRFYCQICQKQCRDENGYKSHCKSPSHLKRLSNITHEDIEQYTIQFEKDFLRLLRLMHGEKKVEANKFYNEFIQDKDHIHMNATKFTSLTRFIQHLSQKGSIRVHGIDELTSDSDPGRFMISYIDSSSENVIRKKEIEALKQGERSEQEIKMKLLKAQIEKMKKEEEVQSTSVSDTDNATEPKVDSPPTAPLKLNLSANKVIKKKPKKKLGNVFKK, translated from the coding sequence ATGGCAGCGGGAGATATTGGTAGTGCATCCTTTTTGAATAAGCAGCTCAAGATGCGGGGCTTGCAGAAGCTTCGATTCTACTGTCAAATATGTCAGAAGCAATGTAGAGACGAAAACGGTTACAAGTCGCATTGCAAGTCCCCATCGCACTTGAAGAGGCTCAGTAATATAACACATGAGGACATAGAGCAATATACGATCCAATTTGAGAAAGATTTCCTTAGGTTGCTACGGCTTATGCATggagagaagaaggttgaagCGAACAAATTCTACAACGAGTTCATTCAAGACAAGGATCATATACATATGAATGCTACCAAATTCACGTCATTGACACGATTCATTCAGCACCTCAGTCAAAAGGGTAGTATTCGTGTGCATGGGATTGACGAACTTACGAGCGATTCGGATCCCGGACGATTTATGATTAGCTATATTGATTCGTCATCAGAGAATGTAATAcggaagaaagagatagagGCGTTGAAGCAGGGTGAACGGAGCGAACAGGAGATCAAGATGAAGCTATTAAAAGCTCAGATtgagaaaatgaagaaggaggaagaagttCAATCTACAAGTGTCTCGGATACGGATAATGCGACGGAACCCAAGGTGGATTCTCCACCGACTGCACCACTTAAACTAAATCTTAGTGCAAATAAGgtaataaagaagaagcctAAGAAGAAACTCGGCAATGTATTTAAGAAGTAA
- the OMA1 gene encoding metalloendopeptidase: MFRRVFNLGLRSQARFFNTPGTRVTYKRFDGKTSSSFTELLFDKTSRKYLAIVFGTGGLFYLTHLEEAPVTGRTRFIWFPRSLELKVGEYTYNSVIEQTRGKILPESHPLTRKVSRIFYRIVEAAANDPAVDKTLLKDVNWKIHIVNDPSMPPNAFVLPGGKVFVFSNILPICKNEDGLATVLSHEFSHQLARHTGENLSKAPVYAVLGALLYTITGSEGINRILVDSFMRMPASREMETEADYIGLMVMSRACFHPEEAVKVWQRMAAVEEKQRRGGLVDLEFLSTHPATKKRIDNMNKWLPKSQELYDQSNCGTFGGFYGAFQDAFGHPTTNGISEPKITIWGI, encoded by the coding sequence ATGTTTAGAAGGGTGTTCAATCTGGGTTTGAGGAGTCAAGCAAGATTTTTCAATACTCCAGGCACAAGAGTTACTTATAAGAGGTTTGACGGAAAGACCAGTAGCTCATTTACCGAACTATTGTTTGATAAGACCTCCAGGAAATACCTCGCCATTGTGTTTGGTACTGGTGGGCTCTTTTATTTGACTcatttggaagaagctCCTGTCACAGGCAGAACAAGGTTCATCTGGTTCCCCAGATCACTTGAATTAAAGGTTGGTGAGTACACTTACAACTCTGTAATTGAGCAAACACGGGGGAAAATACTACCAGAATCCCATCCATTGACAAGAAAGGTATCGCGAATCTTTTATAGGATTGTTGAAGCTGCTGCTAACGATCCTGCAGTCGATAAAACCCTGTTGAAAGATgtgaattggaaaatcCATATAGTGAATGATCCAAGCATGCCACCAAATGCGTTCGTACTACCTGGTGGTAAAGTGTTTGTCTTCAGTAATATTTTGCCAATTTGCAAGAATGAAGATGGTTTGGCTACTGTCTTGTCGCATGAGTTCTCTCATCAGTTGGCTAGACACACTGGGGAAAATCTCTCAAAGGCACCGGTCTATGCCGTCTTGGGTGCGTTATTGTATACAATTACCGGTTCAGAAGGTATCAATCGGATTCTGGTCGACAGTTTTATGAGAATGCCTGCTTCTAGAGAAATGGAGACCGAAGCTGACTACATAGGTTTAATGGTCATGTCTCGTGCTTGCTTCCACCCTGAAGAAGCGGTGAAAGTATGGCAAAGAATGGCTGCtgtagaagaaaaacagagACGTGGAGGTCTCGTTGATCTTGAATTCTTGTCGACACATCCAGCAACGAAGAAAAGAATCGACAACATGAATAAGTGGTTACCCAAGTCACAGGAGTTGTATGACCAATCAAATTGCGGAACTTTTGGAGGCTTCTACGGAGCTTTCCAAGATGCATTTGGTCACCCTACTACTAATGGCATTTCAGAACCTAAAATCACTATATGGGGTATTTAA